A section of the Sphingomonas ginsenosidivorax genome encodes:
- a CDS encoding polysaccharide deacetylase family protein: MSQRPVFFDASGRRRRRFALAVAAFVALLVLATTVFAVSIGIVPAAPLLPIEPEHPALHRLPPPRGGIIGRTRRDIDYYAKRLFGVPPRGTRTARPGNPSLAIAFHAPWDQSSAASLARHVDQLDWLIPGWISVTGANHHITVFRDQAGRDILNKAVHRPVILPMVQNAVDGNWDGKGSAAMFADPKARKAFLDSLVPFLAVNHAGGAFFDFEDLPVTAQRDYRTFLAEAKARFAARGWVVAIAAPVANPDWNLPAYAAVTDKIVLMAYDEHETSGPAGPIASQRWFARTVADAARGIPPAKLVVAIGSYAYDWHDGSGDALDVEEAWQNAADSGTVPTFDKASGNSSFAYSEGASRHQVWLLDAASAYNQIAFLQKAGLGSVALWRLGSEDPSLWSIFGRDHRTLPVPDSIDAMPAGTNVDIEGSGEILKIGATPVTGIRDAVPARDGSIADVVFTRMPSPYVVDRTGYRPRQLALTFDDGPDAEWTPQILDILKREHAPATFFVIGENALTQRSLLERMVAEGHEIGSHTYTHPNLATVSPRQVKFELNTTQRLFQAFTGRSLRLFRAPYFGDAEPSTADEIVPALQAQERGYISVGLHVDPDDWKRPGVQQIVDRTIAGVEAGNPERSGNVILLHDAGGNRAQTVAALPIIIERLRAMGYSFVPVSTLAGLSRDAAMPVISSGDRVAAMADLALFSTLGGLVVALRWIFGIAITIGILRALALSALALIQARRELKTVFPPIDPDRFVTVMIPAFNEERVIVRAVHGVLASTEVQIEVIVIDDGSSDGTSRVVRDAFADDPRVRLMTLQNGGKARALNRGLEEARGEIVIALDADTQFEPVTIARLARWFVDPTLGAVAGNAKVGNRVNIITKWQALEYITAQNLERRALARLNAMTVVPGAVGAWRLSAIRAVGGYPDDTLAEDQDLTIAIQRAGWAVKYDQFAIAWTEAPETMRALAKQRFRWAYGTLQCLYKHRSAIFGSHPKGLGWVGLPQAILFQIVLAAISPIIDLALLVSFLFTYLAVRAHGWEQTSHDVYTMLGYWVVFTAIDLLAATIAFALERRERWHLLWLLIPQRIGYRQVMYYVVLKAIAQALRGPLVGWGKLARTGRVTAA, from the coding sequence ATGTCCCAACGTCCCGTCTTCTTCGACGCCAGCGGCCGCCGCCGCCGTCGTTTCGCGCTCGCGGTCGCCGCGTTCGTCGCGCTGCTGGTACTAGCGACCACCGTGTTCGCGGTCTCGATCGGCATCGTCCCCGCAGCGCCGCTGCTCCCGATCGAGCCTGAACACCCCGCGCTCCACCGCCTGCCGCCGCCGCGCGGCGGGATCATCGGCCGCACCCGGCGCGACATCGACTATTATGCCAAGCGGCTGTTCGGCGTCCCGCCCAGGGGCACGCGGACCGCGCGACCCGGCAACCCGTCGCTCGCGATCGCCTTCCACGCCCCCTGGGACCAGTCGAGCGCCGCCAGCCTCGCACGTCACGTCGACCAGCTCGACTGGCTGATCCCCGGCTGGATCTCGGTCACCGGCGCGAACCACCACATCACCGTGTTCCGCGACCAGGCCGGACGCGACATCCTCAACAAGGCGGTGCACCGCCCGGTCATCCTGCCGATGGTCCAGAACGCGGTCGACGGAAACTGGGACGGCAAGGGCAGCGCGGCGATGTTCGCCGACCCGAAGGCACGCAAGGCGTTCCTCGATTCGCTGGTACCGTTCCTCGCGGTCAACCACGCCGGCGGCGCGTTCTTCGACTTCGAGGACCTGCCGGTCACCGCGCAACGCGACTACCGCACGTTCCTCGCCGAGGCCAAGGCGCGGTTCGCGGCCCGCGGCTGGGTCGTCGCGATCGCAGCCCCGGTCGCCAACCCCGACTGGAACCTGCCCGCCTACGCCGCGGTGACCGACAAGATTGTCCTGATGGCGTATGACGAGCACGAGACCAGCGGTCCGGCCGGCCCGATCGCCTCGCAGCGCTGGTTCGCGCGCACCGTCGCCGACGCTGCACGCGGCATTCCGCCCGCCAAGCTCGTCGTCGCGATCGGCTCCTACGCCTATGACTGGCACGACGGATCGGGCGACGCATTGGACGTCGAGGAAGCGTGGCAGAACGCCGCCGATTCAGGCACCGTCCCGACCTTCGACAAGGCCAGCGGCAACAGCAGCTTCGCCTATTCCGAAGGCGCCAGCCGCCACCAGGTCTGGCTGCTCGATGCGGCGTCGGCGTACAACCAGATCGCGTTCCTGCAAAAGGCCGGGCTCGGCAGCGTCGCCTTGTGGCGCCTCGGGTCGGAGGACCCCAGCCTCTGGTCGATCTTCGGCCGCGATCACCGCACCTTGCCCGTCCCCGATTCGATCGACGCGATGCCCGCGGGCACCAATGTCGATATCGAAGGATCGGGCGAAATCCTCAAAATCGGCGCGACCCCCGTCACCGGCATCCGCGACGCGGTGCCCGCCAGGGACGGCAGCATCGCCGATGTCGTCTTCACCCGGATGCCGTCGCCCTATGTCGTCGATCGCACCGGCTATCGCCCGCGCCAGCTCGCACTGACCTTCGACGACGGGCCCGACGCCGAATGGACCCCGCAGATCCTCGACATCCTCAAGCGCGAGCACGCGCCCGCGACCTTCTTCGTGATCGGCGAGAACGCGCTGACGCAGCGCTCGCTGCTCGAACGCATGGTCGCGGAGGGGCACGAGATCGGCAGCCACACCTACACCCACCCCAATCTCGCCACCGTCTCGCCGCGCCAGGTCAAGTTCGAGCTGAACACCACGCAGCGGCTGTTCCAGGCGTTCACCGGCCGCTCGCTCCGCCTGTTCCGCGCGCCCTATTTCGGCGACGCCGAGCCGAGCACCGCGGACGAGATCGTCCCCGCGCTGCAGGCGCAGGAGCGCGGCTACATCTCGGTCGGCCTCCACGTCGACCCCGACGACTGGAAGCGCCCGGGTGTCCAGCAAATCGTCGACCGCACCATAGCGGGCGTCGAGGCTGGCAACCCCGAGCGCAGCGGCAACGTCATCCTGCTCCACGACGCCGGCGGCAACCGCGCGCAGACCGTCGCCGCGCTGCCGATCATCATCGAACGGCTCCGCGCGATGGGCTACAGCTTCGTTCCCGTCTCGACGCTCGCCGGCCTGTCGCGCGACGCCGCGATGCCGGTCATCTCGTCGGGCGACCGCGTCGCAGCGATGGCCGACCTCGCGCTGTTCAGCACGCTCGGCGGCCTCGTCGTCGCGCTGCGCTGGATTTTCGGGATCGCGATCACGATCGGTATCCTCCGCGCACTCGCCTTGTCCGCACTCGCGCTGATCCAGGCGCGCCGCGAGTTGAAGACCGTGTTCCCGCCGATCGACCCCGACCGCTTCGTCACCGTCATGATCCCCGCGTTCAACGAGGAGCGCGTCATCGTCCGCGCAGTGCACGGCGTGCTCGCCTCGACCGAGGTCCAGATCGAGGTCATCGTGATCGACGACGGGTCGAGCGACGGCACCAGCCGGGTCGTGCGCGACGCCTTTGCCGACGACCCTCGCGTCCGCCTGATGACGCTGCAGAACGGCGGCAAGGCGCGCGCGCTCAACCGCGGGCTGGAGGAAGCGCGCGGCGAGATCGTCATCGCGCTCGACGCCGACACGCAGTTCGAGCCCGTCACGATCGCCCGCCTCGCGCGCTGGTTCGTCGATCCGACGCTGGGCGCGGTCGCGGGCAATGCGAAGGTCGGCAACCGCGTCAACATCATCACCAAATGGCAGGCGCTCGAATACATCACCGCGCAGAACCTCGAACGCCGCGCGCTCGCCCGCCTGAACGCGATGACCGTCGTCCCCGGTGCGGTCGGGGCATGGCGGCTGTCCGCGATCCGGGCGGTCGGGGGCTATCCCGACGACACGCTCGCCGAGGACCAGGACCTGACCATCGCGATCCAGCGCGCCGGCTGGGCGGTGAAGTACGACCAGTTCGCGATCGCCTGGACCGAGGCGCCAGAGACGATGCGCGCGCTCGCCAAGCAACGGTTTCGCTGGGCGTACGGCACGCTGCAATGCCTCTACAAACATCGCTCGGCGATCTTCGGCTCGCATCCCAAGGGGCTCGGCTGGGTCGGCCTGCCACAGGCGATCCTGTTCCAGATCGTGCTCGCAGCGATCTCGCCGATCATCGATCTCGCGCTGCTGGTCAGCTTCCTCTTCACCTATCTCGCGGTGCGCGCGCATGGCTGGGAACAGACGAGTCACGACGTCTATACGATGCTCGGCTATTGGGTGGTCTTCACCGCGATCGACCTGCTCGCCGCGACGATCGCGTTCGCGCTCGAGCGCCGCGAGCGCTGGCACCTGCTCTGGCTGCTGATCCCGCAACGGATCGGCTATCGCCAGGTCATGTACT
- the lepA gene encoding translation elongation factor 4 yields the protein MTTPLDRIRNFSIIAHIDHGKSTLADRLIQQTGGLTEREMSEQVLDNMDIEKERGITIKAQTVRLAYKAKDGLDYVLNLMDTPGHVDFAYEVSRSLAACEGALLVVDAAQGVEAQTLANVYQSIEHDHEIVPVINKIDLPAAEPEKVRKEIEDVIGIDASEAVLASAKSGIGIADILEAIVTKIPPPKGDPEAPLKAMLVDSWYDPYLGVVILVRVIDGVLKKGQQIKFMQTGTMHLVDRVGCFRPKIEQLTELGTGEMGFITAQIKEVAQTRVGDTITDAKRPALEALPGFKEVQPVVFCGMFPVDAAEFEKLRESISKLRLNDASFSFEMETSAALGFGFRCGFLGLLHLEIIQERLTREYDLDLITTAPSVVYEIELSHPDPAGTTHIELHNPADMPEPNKIATISEPWIEATIYVPDEYLGSVLKLCQDRRGIQKNLTYVGGRAQATYELPLNEVVFDFYDRLKSMSKGYASFDYHQIGYREGDLVKMGILVNEEPVDALSMIVHRGTAEVRGRGMVERLKELIPRHLFKIPIQAAIGGKVIARETISAMRKDVTAKCYGGDATRKKKLLEKQKKGKAKMREYGSVSIPQEAFIAALRMGDDG from the coding sequence GTGACCACGCCGCTCGACCGCATCCGCAACTTCTCGATCATCGCGCATATCGACCACGGCAAGTCGACGCTCGCCGATCGCCTCATCCAGCAGACAGGCGGGCTCACCGAGCGCGAGATGTCCGAGCAGGTGCTCGACAACATGGACATCGAGAAGGAGCGCGGGATCACCATCAAGGCGCAGACCGTGCGCCTCGCCTACAAGGCGAAGGACGGGCTCGATTACGTCCTCAACCTGATGGACACGCCGGGCCATGTCGACTTCGCGTACGAAGTCTCGCGCAGCCTCGCCGCATGCGAGGGCGCGCTGCTGGTGGTCGACGCGGCGCAGGGCGTCGAGGCGCAGACGCTCGCCAACGTCTACCAGTCGATCGAGCACGACCACGAGATCGTGCCGGTGATCAACAAGATCGATCTCCCCGCCGCCGAGCCCGAAAAGGTGCGGAAGGAGATCGAGGACGTGATCGGCATCGACGCGTCGGAGGCGGTGCTCGCCTCGGCTAAGTCGGGGATCGGCATCGCCGACATCCTCGAGGCGATCGTGACGAAGATCCCGCCGCCCAAGGGTGATCCCGAGGCACCGCTGAAAGCGATGCTTGTCGACAGCTGGTACGACCCGTATCTCGGCGTCGTCATCCTCGTCCGCGTGATCGACGGCGTCCTCAAGAAGGGCCAGCAGATCAAGTTCATGCAGACGGGGACGATGCACCTCGTCGACCGCGTCGGCTGTTTCCGCCCCAAGATCGAGCAGCTGACCGAACTCGGCACCGGCGAGATGGGCTTCATCACCGCGCAGATCAAAGAGGTCGCGCAGACCCGCGTCGGCGACACCATCACCGATGCCAAGCGCCCCGCGCTCGAGGCCTTGCCCGGCTTCAAGGAAGTCCAGCCGGTGGTGTTCTGCGGGATGTTCCCGGTCGACGCCGCCGAGTTCGAGAAGCTGCGCGAATCGATCTCGAAGCTGCGTCTGAACGACGCGAGCTTCTCGTTCGAGATGGAGACCTCGGCCGCGCTCGGCTTCGGCTTCCGCTGCGGGTTCCTCGGGCTGCTGCACCTGGAAATCATCCAGGAGCGCCTCACGCGCGAATACGACCTCGACCTCATCACCACCGCGCCGTCGGTGGTGTACGAGATCGAGCTGAGCCACCCCGATCCCGCGGGCACGACGCATATCGAGCTGCACAACCCCGCCGACATGCCCGAGCCGAACAAGATCGCGACGATCAGCGAGCCGTGGATCGAGGCGACGATCTACGTCCCAGACGAATATCTCGGCTCGGTGCTGAAGCTGTGCCAGGATCGCCGCGGCATCCAGAAGAACCTGACATACGTGGGCGGCCGCGCGCAGGCGACCTACGAACTGCCGCTCAACGAGGTCGTGTTCGACTTCTACGACCGGCTGAAATCGATGTCGAAGGGCTATGCCAGCTTCGACTATCACCAGATCGGCTACCGCGAGGGTGACCTCGTCAAGATGGGCATCCTCGTCAACGAGGAGCCGGTCGACGCGCTCAGCATGATCGTCCACCGCGGCACCGCCGAAGTCCGCGGCCGTGGCATGGTCGAGCGACTGAAGGAACTGATCCCGCGCCATCTGTTCAAGATCCCGATCCAGGCGGCGATCGGCGGCAAGGTCATCGCGCGCGAGACGATCAGCGCGATGCGCAAGGACGTCACCGCGAAATGCTATGGCGGCGACGCCACCCGCAAGAAGAAGCTGCTGGAAAAGCAGAAGAAGGGGAAGGCGAAGATGCGCGAATACGGTTCGGTCAGCATCCCCCAGGAAGCCTTCATCGCCGCGCTGAGAATGGGCGACGACGGCTAA
- a CDS encoding SH3 domain-containing protein → MLRVATVTFAVLVAIPGAAEAQARASKGQQLQVQAANDVPRCVRKLGTLSIADGDDPYAWTQNSLAPPSKVLRALVQRSGCFNLVDRGTGLNAASRERDIGSNLGLQRQSNVGQGQIKAADYVLVAEIQGANSNVSGSGAAGAVGGLLGGRVGGLLGGMKSKKMEANTVLSLTNVRTTETIAVEEGYAAKNNLAFGGGGFFAVGGAVGGGYDNTDIGRIVTLSFIQAYSKLVTGLGLVTPGSAGTAEAAPTKTYTAQGPVAMRASGVATAKVLRTLPAGAIVYPTGTKAGLWWEVADENDNVGWVLNTKLAPSN, encoded by the coding sequence ATGCTTCGAGTCGCAACCGTAACGTTCGCTGTCCTAGTCGCGATTCCGGGAGCGGCCGAAGCGCAGGCCCGCGCGTCCAAGGGGCAGCAGTTGCAGGTCCAGGCCGCGAACGACGTGCCGCGCTGCGTACGCAAGCTGGGCACGCTGTCGATCGCGGATGGCGACGATCCCTATGCCTGGACGCAGAACAGCCTCGCCCCGCCCTCCAAGGTGCTGCGCGCGCTGGTCCAGCGGTCGGGCTGCTTCAACCTGGTCGACCGCGGCACCGGGCTGAACGCCGCCAGCCGCGAACGCGACATCGGATCGAACCTGGGTCTCCAGCGCCAGTCGAACGTCGGCCAGGGCCAGATCAAGGCCGCGGACTATGTGCTGGTCGCGGAAATCCAGGGCGCGAACAGCAACGTCAGCGGCAGCGGCGCGGCGGGTGCGGTCGGCGGATTGCTCGGCGGGCGCGTCGGCGGCCTGCTGGGCGGCATGAAGAGCAAGAAGATGGAGGCGAACACGGTGCTGTCGCTGACCAACGTCCGCACGACGGAGACGATCGCGGTCGAGGAAGGCTATGCCGCCAAGAACAACCTCGCCTTCGGCGGGGGCGGGTTCTTCGCGGTCGGCGGTGCGGTCGGCGGCGGGTACGACAACACCGATATCGGCCGGATCGTGACGCTGAGCTTCATCCAGGCCTATTCGAAATTGGTGACCGGGCTCGGGCTGGTGACGCCCGGCAGCGCGGGGACCGCGGAGGCGGCCCCGACCAAGACCTATACGGCTCAGGGTCCGGTGGCGATGCGCGCGAGCGGCGTTGCCACCGCGAAGGTGCTCCGCACGCTGCCCGCGGGCGCGATCGTCTATCCGACCGGCACCAAGGCCGGGCTGTGGTGGGAGGTCGCGGACGAGAACGACAATGTCGGCTGGGTGCTGAACACCAAGCTGGCCCCCTCGAACTGA
- a CDS encoding SOS response-associated peptidase family protein: protein MCNRARNLGEPEALFSRFDAGWAPGVVRPNSDPVELYPRGKAYVVRAERDRRVLDVMAWDVLGGQAAWPMTNVRNLGLPQWRRLAAEPHNRCLIPLTEFCEWTPDKHKVGKGAPIKGEMWFAVPDQPLFAVAGFWQQTVKGAGFTMVTCDPNPLVAPIHPKAMITILHPEDHARWLTGSYDDVVALQRPYPADRMTVRGPVFPTREGAEA, encoded by the coding sequence ATGTGCAACCGCGCGCGCAACCTCGGCGAACCCGAAGCCCTGTTCAGCCGCTTCGACGCGGGCTGGGCACCGGGTGTCGTGCGGCCGAACAGCGACCCCGTCGAACTCTATCCCCGTGGCAAGGCGTATGTCGTTCGCGCGGAACGCGACCGGCGCGTCCTCGACGTCATGGCTTGGGACGTGCTGGGCGGGCAGGCGGCGTGGCCGATGACCAACGTCCGCAATCTCGGCCTGCCGCAGTGGCGGCGTCTCGCGGCCGAACCGCACAACCGCTGCCTGATCCCGTTGACCGAATTCTGCGAATGGACCCCCGACAAGCACAAGGTGGGGAAGGGCGCGCCGATCAAGGGCGAGATGTGGTTCGCGGTGCCCGACCAGCCGCTGTTCGCCGTCGCCGGCTTCTGGCAGCAGACCGTAAAGGGCGCCGGCTTCACGATGGTCACCTGCGACCCGAACCCACTGGTCGCCCCGATCCATCCCAAGGCGATGATCACGATCCTCCATCCCGAGGATCACGCGCGGTGGCTGACCGGCAGCTATGACGACGTCGTCGCGTTGCAGCGGCCCTATCCCGCCGACCGCATGACGGTGCGCGGCCCGGTGTTTCCGACCCGCGAGGGCGCAGAAGCCTGA
- a CDS encoding helix-turn-helix domain-containing protein, producing the protein MTIRVKARQVRPSRHMSVQIERHATEEFASVNLPEGLSVRYDMPDRRLADLVTGYNAYTADNRDCRTDWFLPAPVMLCIAVDAGPIEARIGNRRFSPMPQASLIGPTSRPLNVTTHGGMMVGIGISPAGWAALTDRSAGDFHNLIVPAATILGQDTVDRLITTLATAPDTRSLKPLLDTFCVPLFARTDPRINEIRALSQLIVRPGMNEVRELSAELGITEQALLRLSRRYFGMPAKLLLRRARFLRSFITLFVSGTPTDASAIDPSYHDISHFHRDANTFLGMTPRRFMKLANTFLEASVRARAAVLGAPTQALHVIPPAVDDGTSR; encoded by the coding sequence ATGACGATCCGCGTGAAGGCTCGTCAGGTGAGGCCGTCGAGACACATGAGCGTTCAGATCGAGCGGCATGCAACCGAAGAGTTCGCATCCGTCAACCTGCCCGAGGGACTGTCGGTCCGGTACGACATGCCAGATCGCAGACTGGCCGACCTGGTTACCGGATACAACGCCTACACCGCGGATAACCGCGACTGCCGTACCGACTGGTTCCTTCCCGCGCCCGTCATGCTGTGCATTGCGGTGGACGCCGGCCCCATCGAGGCCCGCATCGGCAACCGCCGCTTCTCGCCGATGCCGCAAGCCAGCCTGATCGGCCCCACCAGTCGTCCGCTCAACGTGACGACGCATGGCGGCATGATGGTCGGCATCGGGATCAGCCCGGCGGGCTGGGCCGCGCTCACCGACCGGAGCGCGGGCGACTTCCATAATCTCATCGTTCCGGCCGCGACGATATTGGGTCAGGACACGGTCGATCGCCTCATCACCACGCTGGCGACGGCACCCGACACGCGCAGCCTCAAGCCCCTGCTCGACACGTTCTGCGTCCCGCTGTTTGCCCGCACGGACCCGCGGATCAACGAGATCCGGGCGCTGTCGCAGCTGATCGTTCGGCCCGGCATGAACGAGGTTCGAGAACTCAGCGCCGAACTGGGCATCACCGAGCAGGCGCTGCTCCGCCTGTCGCGGCGGTATTTCGGCATGCCGGCCAAGCTGTTGCTCCGACGGGCGCGGTTCCTGCGCTCGTTCATCACCCTGTTCGTGTCCGGGACTCCAACCGACGCGTCCGCGATCGATCCGAGCTATCACGACATCTCGCATTTCCACCGCGATGCCAATACGTTCCTGGGTATGACGCCACGCCGTTTCATGAAGCTCGCCAACACCTTCCTCGAAGCGAGCGTGCGCGCCCGTGCCGCGGTCCTTGGCGCGCCGACCCAGGCGCTGCATGTCATACCGCCTGCGGTGGATGACGGAACGTCCCGTTGA
- a CDS encoding HIRAN domain-containing protein: protein MSSRDELTTSIVGIDFPNPDKSASNRRMEIMLCAPGDPVELRLEPTNQHDANAIGIWSERGVQMGYVSAERAPWIGKRMQEDEVAAVFQGLVQSGAYVRIRFGGGLPTLPPAPVEPPRAPPAPRPMRAAPRPVHDPHAFYPDEDGPEFGA, encoded by the coding sequence TTGAGCAGCCGCGACGAACTGACCACCTCGATCGTCGGGATCGATTTTCCGAACCCCGACAAGAGCGCGAGCAACCGGCGCATGGAGATCATGCTCTGCGCGCCCGGCGACCCGGTCGAGTTGCGGCTCGAACCGACCAACCAGCATGACGCCAACGCGATCGGCATATGGTCCGAGCGCGGCGTGCAGATGGGCTATGTCAGTGCGGAGCGCGCGCCGTGGATCGGGAAGCGGATGCAGGAGGACGAGGTCGCGGCGGTGTTCCAGGGACTGGTCCAGAGCGGCGCCTATGTCCGGATACGGTTCGGCGGCGGGCTCCCCACCCTGCCGCCTGCGCCCGTGGAGCCGCCACGCGCGCCGCCCGCGCCCCGGCCGATGCGCGCCGCGCCGCGGCCGGTGCACGATCCGCACGCCTTCTATCCCGACGAGGACGGCCCGGAGTTCGGGGCCTGA
- a CDS encoding FAD/NAD(P)-binding protein — MATSITSGTGSGGVGTRIAGPEDHVVIVGGGFSGTLLAINLMRHGGPRATLVERRQRQLARGVAYSAAHPSHLLNVRAGNMSALPDDPDHFVRWLGERGEGDRTTFVPRTTYGRYLRTMLDDTIARSGGRLALVEGEVCALDSAERVTLTMADGSRIDADSAVLALGNLPPHTPPGLAPETLPAGTYCPDPWAADLAEDLGDDDTIVLVGTGLTAIDAALLLDARGFAGTMLAISRRGLVPRRHVDGAPATRGVTDKPQGGLADLIVHVRARAVEIGWRAAVDELRPVTQMMWGAAAQRERARFLRHLRPYWDVHRHRLAPRVADRVDALVAEGRLRFAAGKLVGAQAHGTQADLTWRPRGSADPVVTRTARIVNCTGPQGDLLRSDEPLVRHLVASGAIRPDPLRLGVDVDAQSRAIRRDGSADDRLHCIGPMTRGGLWEVVAVPDIRQQSWDLARRLSNAQWVGGEGL; from the coding sequence ATGGCGACCAGCATCACTAGCGGCACCGGCTCCGGCGGCGTGGGCACACGAATCGCAGGGCCGGAGGATCACGTCGTGATCGTCGGCGGCGGCTTTTCGGGGACGTTGCTGGCGATCAACCTGATGCGCCACGGCGGCCCGCGCGCGACGCTGGTCGAGCGCCGCCAGCGCCAGCTCGCCCGCGGCGTCGCGTACAGCGCCGCGCATCCCAGCCACCTGCTCAACGTCCGCGCCGGCAACATGAGCGCGCTGCCCGACGATCCCGACCATTTCGTCCGCTGGCTCGGCGAACGCGGCGAGGGCGACCGCACCACCTTCGTGCCGCGCACCACCTATGGCCGCTATCTGCGGACGATGCTCGACGACACGATCGCGCGATCGGGCGGGCGGCTCGCGCTGGTCGAGGGCGAGGTCTGCGCCTTGGACTCGGCCGAGCGGGTGACGCTGACGATGGCGGACGGCAGCCGGATCGACGCCGACAGCGCGGTGCTGGCGCTCGGCAACCTGCCGCCGCACACCCCGCCGGGCCTCGCGCCCGAGACGCTGCCGGCAGGCACCTATTGTCCCGACCCCTGGGCCGCGGACCTCGCCGAGGACCTTGGCGACGACGACACCATCGTCCTCGTCGGCACCGGGCTCACCGCGATCGACGCCGCATTGCTGCTAGACGCGCGTGGCTTTGCCGGCACGATGCTCGCGATCTCGCGCCGCGGGCTGGTTCCGCGCCGGCATGTCGACGGTGCGCCCGCGACGCGCGGCGTGACCGACAAGCCGCAAGGCGGGCTCGCCGACCTGATCGTGCATGTCCGTGCCCGCGCGGTGGAGATAGGCTGGCGCGCCGCGGTCGACGAGCTCCGCCCGGTCACGCAGATGATGTGGGGCGCCGCCGCGCAACGCGAACGCGCGCGCTTCCTGCGTCACCTCCGCCCCTATTGGGACGTGCATCGCCACCGCCTCGCGCCGCGCGTCGCCGACCGGGTCGATGCCCTGGTCGCCGAGGGGCGCCTCCGCTTCGCCGCGGGCAAGCTGGTCGGCGCGCAGGCTCATGGCACGCAGGCCGACCTGACCTGGCGCCCGCGCGGCAGCGCGGATCCGGTCGTCACGCGCACTGCGCGGATCGTCAATTGCACGGGCCCACAGGGCGACCTGCTCCGCTCCGACGAACCGCTCGTGCGGCATCTGGTGGCCAGCGGCGCGATACGGCCCGATCCGCTGCGGCTCGGGGTGGACGTCGATGCGCAATCGCGTGCGATCCGCCGCGACGGCAGTGCCGACGACCGACTCCACTGCATCGGCCCGATGACCCGCGGCGGCTTGTGGGAGGTCGTCGCCGTTCCCGACATCCGCCAGCAGAGCTGGGACCTCGCCCGCCGCCTGTCCAACGCACAATGGGTGGGCGGCGAGGGGCTCTAG